Genomic DNA from Desulfuromonas versatilis:
GGTGGAGTTTCTCGACCTCAAGCCCCAGGACCGGGAGGCCATCCAGGCCTTTGTCGATCCGGCCGGCAAGGCCCGCTCAACCGGAACCGGCGGCGAGCGCTAGCCATGGCATCCGTTGAAGAGGTGCTTCAGTACTGGTTCGGGAACGCTCCCGGGGCCGCCGCATCCCGGGAGCGAACCCGTTTCTGGTTTGCCGGTGGCGAGGCGGTCGACCGCGAGATTCGCCAACGGTTCGGGGACCTTGTGGAAGACGCCGCGGCGGGGGATCTCGACCCGTGGCGGCAATCCGACCGCGGCACCCTCGCCCTGATCATCCTGCTCGATCAGTTCCCCCGCAACATTCACCGCGGCAGCGCTCTGGCCTATGCCTGCGACGCGCGGGCCCTGCAGCTGGCTCTCGATGGCATGGCCGCCGGCCAGGACCGTTCTCTTACCACCGTGGAACGGGCATTTTTCTACCTGCCGCTGGAGCACGCCGAAGACCTGGAGATCCAGCGAAAGTCGGTGCGGGCCTTCGAAGAGCTGCTGGCCGAAGCTCCTGCCGCCCTGCGACCCCTGTGCGAGGGCTTTCTCGATTACGCCTGGAAGCACCTGCGGGTCATCGAACGCTTCGCCCGCTTCCCCCATCGCAACGCCGCGCTTGGGCGACCCTCCAGCGCCGAGGAGGAAGAGTTCCTGCGCCAGCCCGGATCATCCTTCTGAGCGATCCTTGAAGTCCCCGCTGGGGATCAGGCGTCCCTCGACATCAGGACAGTTCCAGTAATAAACCCAGGCTCTTACCCGCTCTTCCCCCTCGATGGTTACCAGGGTTTGCCGACGCAGGTAAACGCTGTCCGGCTCGTTGCGCGGGTCGTACTCCTCGAGGCCATCCAGCGCCGCCAGGGTTTCGGCATAGCTGCCGGCGGCAAGCTCCAGCAGTTCCCCCCACACCCGGCCCGGTTCGGGCAGCAGGTAGGGGTAGCCCCCCTCGGCGACATAGTACAGTCGCCCCTCCACGCTCCCCCGACGCTCGGCGATGGTTCGCCCTTTCAGGAACCGGGGATAGTTTTTCTCCCCGGGGCGCAGGGTTCCGTAAACGAAAATCGGCAGTCTCTGCTGCCGGGCTTCGGTTTTCTCATCCGTTTCAGGCGGCATTTGGCCTTGCCCCTTCCGTCTGCTTGAAAAAATTCCAATGTTTTATAATCTTAAAGGATTCCGCCAGTCCGAATGGATGCCTTGGCATCCTGGTCTTGCTTCACCGGAGGTCTCGGTTTGATGCCCGATGAACTCGCTATGCGCAAATTTGTCGCCCCCGAATTCGTCTTCGGCCCGGGAGCCCGACTTCTGGCCGGGCGTTATGCGCGCAATCTCGGGGGCAGGCGCGTGCTGGTGGTCAGCGACCCCGGGGTGGTCGGGGCCGGTTGGGCCGGCCAGGTTGTCGAGAGCCTGGCCGCCGAAGGGTTGGCCACTACCCTGTTCAGCAAGGTGACGCCCAACCCGCGCACCGAAGAGGTCATGGCGGGGGTTGCGGCCTACCGGGAGGCCGGCTGCAACGCCATCGTCGCCGTGGGCGGAGGCAGTCCCATGGACTGCGCCAAGGGGATCGGCATTGTCTGTTCCAACCATCGACCCATCCTGGAATTCGAGGGGATCGACCGTATCGGCGCGCCGATGCCTCCGTTGATCTGTATTCCCACCACCGCGGGAACCTCCGCCGACGTATCCCAGTTCGCCATTTTCACCGACTCGCAGCGGCGGGTCAAGGTGGCGATCGTCAGCAAGGCGGTGGTCCCCGACGTCGCCCTGATCGATCCGCAGACCCTGCCCAGCATGGGGCCTTACTTGGGGGCCTGCACCGGCCTCGATGCCCTGACCCATGCCATCGAGGCCCATGTCTCAAGCGCCCACTCCCCCATGACCGACCTGCACGCCCTGGAGGCCATCCGTCTGCTGGTGAAATACCTCCCGGCTTCCCTCAAGGAGCCGGAGAACCTGGACCTGCGCGGGAAGGTCATGCTTGGCAGCCTGCAGGCCGGCCTGGCCTTTTCCAATGCCATCCTCGGTGCCGCCCACGCCATGGCCCACAGCCTGGGCGGCTACCTCGATCTGCCCCACGGCGAGTGCAATGCCATCCTGCTCGACGAGGTCATCGCCTTCAATTACCCGGCCGCCCCAGAACGGTTCGACGCCATCGCTAGGGCAATGGGCCTCGAGCTGCCGGACGCCCCCCCCGAAGAGCGCTGCTCCATTCTGGTGGAGGGGGTGCGGAGCCTGAAGCGGGCCGTCGGTCTCACCCGTCACCTGGGCGATCTCGGCGTGACCCGGAAGGATTTGCCCGGGCTCAGCAGGCACGCCCTGACCGACCCATGCATGGTCACCAACCCGCGCTTCCCGGACCAGCGCGACATCGAGGTTCTGTATGAAAAAAGCCTTTGATGTCCGCGCCGATTACGAAAGGATGCGCCGGCAGCTGATCGGTCTCGGCGAGGGCTCCTTTCGCAAGAGCCACTATCCCCAGCTGCAGCAGCGGTTGGCGGAGCTGGAGCGGTTCCGCTCCCTGCTGGATCACTCCAACGACGCGATATTTCTGCTGGAGGCCGCTTCCGGGAAGATCGTCGACTTCAACCTGACCGCCTGCAGGTTGTGCGCTTGCGAGCGGGAGCTGTTGAGTTCCAGCAAACTCGTCGATTTCGCCCATCTCAGTGGCGTGGGCAGCAGACAGACGGCCCCGGGGCGGGAACTGGTGACCACCACCCTGGCCACCCGGGACGGTGGCGAGATACCGGTGGAAATCACCCTCAGCGAAGTGACCTTCGACGGGGTCGCCTACCAGGTTGCGGTGGTGCGCGACATCGCCCGGCGGGTGCAGGCCAGGCAGGAACTCGAAAGCCACCAGGTCCTGCTCAATTCGGTGCTCAACAACTCGGACAACGCCTTTCTGGCTCTTGATGAGAAACGCCGGGTGATCTACTACAACGAGCACTACCTCAGGCTCTACCCTTTCGGCCGCGAATTCATGGACGCCAGTCCTAGCATCGAACAGCTCATCCGCCAAGCCTGCCGGATCGGAATCTATCCCTGTGAGCAGGTCGAAGAGCTGATCGCCCGGCGGATCCAGCAAATGGAATCCTCGAGTCCGGTCAACCGGGTGGAAACCCCCCGCCTGGACGGGGTCGATATCGAAGCCATCGTGACCAAACTCCCCGGCGGTGGATTTCTGGTCACCTTTCGCGATGTCACCGAGCGGCGGCTGAGCGAGGCGGCGGTCCGGGAGAGCGAGGAGCGCTTTCGCTCGGTCTTCGAAATCAGTGCCGCCGGGATCCTGATCCTGTCCCCCGAGGGGCGTATTGTGCAGGCCAATCCAGCCTTCTGCAGGTTCGTCGGGTACTCGCGCCAGGACCTGCTCGACCACCCGCTGACCGAGCTTAGCAGCTTCGACGATCGCTCCAGTTTCGAGCGCGATTACCAGGCGGTGGTCCGGGGGCGCAGCCCGGTAGCCACCCTGGAGAAAAGATTTGTCTGCAAGGACGGCAGCATCGTCTGGGGGCATACCACGGTGGCCTGCGTGGTCGATACCGTACCCCGGCCCCTGTACTGCATCGCCGTCATCCAGGATGTCACCGATCGCAAAAAGGCCGAAGAGGCGCTTCGCGAAAGCGAGGAGCGGTTCCGCTCCATCTTTGAAAACGCCGCGGCCGGCATGGGGGTCATCGCCGTCGACGGGCGCTTCCTCCAGGTCAACCAGGCGCTGTGCAGGTTTCTCGGCTACAGCCGGGAGGAGTTGCTCGGCCGCGGGATGCTCGACGTGACCAGCGCCGAAGACCGGGAGCTGATTTTGCGGCTGTTCGAGGAGGTGCGTGGCGGCCGCCAGCAGGTATTCAACTTCGAGCGGCGGTTTCTGCGCAAGGACGGGAGCATCGTCTGGGGGCAGACCACCAGTGCCTGGCTGCTTGACGAATCCTTTGTCCCAAGTTATGCCGTGGTCCTGGTGCAGGACATCACCGATCGCAAACAGGCGGTTCTCGGCCTGCAGAAGGCGCTGCGCGAAACCGAGGCGGCCCGCAAGGAAATCGACGCCATCCTGCGCTCGGTCGCCGATCCCCTGGTGGTCACCGATGATGCCGGACGCATCACCATGATGAACCGGGCCGCCGAGGAGGCCTTCGGCGCCAGGCTCTCCGAGGCGATCACCCGGCCCCTGGACAATTTCATCCGTGACCGGTTTGCCGAAAGCGGATCTTCCGTTTCACTGGTGAAGGGCGGCGGCAAAGGGCCGCGGCTGCTCGAGCTTCCGGGGGCGGATCCCCGGCATCCACGCTTTTTCCAGGCCCGGCGCTCGCTGTTCCACGACCCCGCGGGCCGCCAGGCCGGGCTCATCGTACTGTTTCGGGACATCACCCGCGAGCGCGAGATCGACCGGATGAAGACCGATTTCATTTCCACGGCGGCTCACGAACTGCGCACCCCGCTGACCTCGATTCTCGGCTTTTCCCAGGTGCTGCTCGATCCCGAAGGGCTGCGCAGCGAGGAGCAGAGGGAGTTTCTGCAGTACATCCATGACCGGGGGCTGGCCCTGGCTGGGATCGTCAGCGAGCTGCTGGATATCGCCCGCATCGAATCGGGCCAGGGGCTGGTCCTGCAGCGTTTCCCCTGCACTCCGGCGGAAATCCTCAACCTGATGGATCCGCTGATGAAGACCGCGGGCCAGGGGCACCTGTTTGAGGTCGCCCTGGAAAACCAAGGGGTGCGGTTGCTGGTCGACAAGGCAAAAACCGGGCAGGTGCTGGAGAACCTGCTCAGCAATGCGATAAAATACTCTTCAAAGGGGGGGCGGATCAGCATCTCCGGGCAGCCCACCGGGGGGGTGTACCGGTTCGTCGTCTCCGACCAGGGAATGGGCATGAGCCCCGATCAGGTGGCCAGGGTATTTGACAAGTTTTACCGGGCCGATGCCTCCAATACGGCTATTGGCGGGGTCGGCCTGGGGATGAGCATTGTGCGCTATATCGTCGAGGCTCATGGTGGCAAGATCTGGGTCGAAAGCGAACTGGGCAGGGGGACCGCGGTATTCTTCACCCTGCCGCTGGCTTCGCCGGAACTCCAGTCGGAAAACCAGGCCAGCCGGAGTGGGGAGGAATGAAGAGGATTCTGATCGTCGACGACCAGCCCGAGGTAAAAAAACTTCTCGAAGTCGTGCTGCGCCAGCCGGACCGGGAATTCCTCAGCGCTTCAAGCGGGGTGGAAGCCCTCCAGCTGGCCCGTCAGCAGTGCCCCGATCTCATTCTGCTCGATGTCATGATGCCCGGGGGGATGGACGGTTACCAGGTGTCGCGGATTCTTAAGGGCGACCCGAGCACCGCAGGCTGTGCCATCATCGCCATGACCGCCAGGGTCCAGGAGCAGGACCGCATCGACGCCATGGCCGCCGGAGCCGATGATTACGTCGGCAAGCCCTTCGATATGGGGACTTTGAAGGAGAAGGTCGCCCGCTACCTGGAAGCCTGCTGAGGATTGCAGGACGCTGGAAACAACAACGGCATCCGCGAGGATGCCGTTGTTGTTTGCGAGTCGGGTCCGAAGGTATTACCCCTCGCTTTTCCAGTGACCGTGAAGGTTGCAGTATTCGCGCGCGGTGACCTTGTCGGCGGTGAGGTTGAAGGTCGCCTCCGGTTTGCCGCCGGGCTTGAGGAACTGGCGGTAGGATTTGCCGTCCGCCAGCAGTTCGAT
This window encodes:
- the ercA gene encoding alcohol dehydrogenase-like regulatory protein ErcA; translation: MPDELAMRKFVAPEFVFGPGARLLAGRYARNLGGRRVLVVSDPGVVGAGWAGQVVESLAAEGLATTLFSKVTPNPRTEEVMAGVAAYREAGCNAIVAVGGGSPMDCAKGIGIVCSNHRPILEFEGIDRIGAPMPPLICIPTTAGTSADVSQFAIFTDSQRRVKVAIVSKAVVPDVALIDPQTLPSMGPYLGACTGLDALTHAIEAHVSSAHSPMTDLHALEAIRLLVKYLPASLKEPENLDLRGKVMLGSLQAGLAFSNAILGAAHAMAHSLGGYLDLPHGECNAILLDEVIAFNYPAAPERFDAIARAMGLELPDAPPEERCSILVEGVRSLKRAVGLTRHLGDLGVTRKDLPGLSRHALTDPCMVTNPRFPDQRDIEVLYEKSL
- a CDS encoding PAS domain S-box protein, whose protein sequence is MKKAFDVRADYERMRRQLIGLGEGSFRKSHYPQLQQRLAELERFRSLLDHSNDAIFLLEAASGKIVDFNLTACRLCACERELLSSSKLVDFAHLSGVGSRQTAPGRELVTTTLATRDGGEIPVEITLSEVTFDGVAYQVAVVRDIARRVQARQELESHQVLLNSVLNNSDNAFLALDEKRRVIYYNEHYLRLYPFGREFMDASPSIEQLIRQACRIGIYPCEQVEELIARRIQQMESSSPVNRVETPRLDGVDIEAIVTKLPGGGFLVTFRDVTERRLSEAAVRESEERFRSVFEISAAGILILSPEGRIVQANPAFCRFVGYSRQDLLDHPLTELSSFDDRSSFERDYQAVVRGRSPVATLEKRFVCKDGSIVWGHTTVACVVDTVPRPLYCIAVIQDVTDRKKAEEALRESEERFRSIFENAAAGMGVIAVDGRFLQVNQALCRFLGYSREELLGRGMLDVTSAEDRELILRLFEEVRGGRQQVFNFERRFLRKDGSIVWGQTTSAWLLDESFVPSYAVVLVQDITDRKQAVLGLQKALRETEAARKEIDAILRSVADPLVVTDDAGRITMMNRAAEEAFGARLSEAITRPLDNFIRDRFAESGSSVSLVKGGGKGPRLLELPGADPRHPRFFQARRSLFHDPAGRQAGLIVLFRDITREREIDRMKTDFISTAAHELRTPLTSILGFSQVLLDPEGLRSEEQREFLQYIHDRGLALAGIVSELLDIARIESGQGLVLQRFPCTPAEILNLMDPLMKTAGQGHLFEVALENQGVRLLVDKAKTGQVLENLLSNAIKYSSKGGRISISGQPTGGVYRFVVSDQGMGMSPDQVARVFDKFYRADASNTAIGGVGLGMSIVRYIVEAHGGKIWVESELGRGTAVFFTLPLASPELQSENQASRSGEE
- a CDS encoding response regulator, with protein sequence MKRILIVDDQPEVKKLLEVVLRQPDREFLSASSGVEALQLARQQCPDLILLDVMMPGGMDGYQVSRILKGDPSTAGCAIIAMTARVQEQDRIDAMAAGADDYVGKPFDMGTLKEKVARYLEAC
- a CDS encoding DUF924 family protein, whose translation is MASVEEVLQYWFGNAPGAAASRERTRFWFAGGEAVDREIRQRFGDLVEDAAAGDLDPWRQSDRGTLALIILLDQFPRNIHRGSALAYACDARALQLALDGMAAGQDRSLTTVERAFFYLPLEHAEDLEIQRKSVRAFEELLAEAPAALRPLCEGFLDYAWKHLRVIERFARFPHRNAALGRPSSAEEEEFLRQPGSSF
- a CDS encoding gamma-glutamylcyclotransferase family protein; the encoded protein is MPPETDEKTEARQQRLPIFVYGTLRPGEKNYPRFLKGRTIAERRGSVEGRLYYVAEGGYPYLLPEPGRVWGELLELAAGSYAETLAALDGLEEYDPRNEPDSVYLRRQTLVTIEGEERVRAWVYYWNCPDVEGRLIPSGDFKDRSEG